Proteins from one Bactrocera neohumeralis isolate Rockhampton chromosome 3, APGP_CSIRO_Bneo_wtdbg2-racon-allhic-juicebox.fasta_v2, whole genome shotgun sequence genomic window:
- the LOC126752337 gene encoding probable DNA replication complex GINS protein PSF2 encodes MEPCIIEFIGEKSIIGIVPNFSFDPLHLISGSVGPFRAGLPVHVPLWLGIHLRKQQKCRIVPPEWMEIELLEEIKEAEKKSKFFTKMPSEHYMVEAQLIMSTAPDDVPKCEELRTIIKDIFDIREAKLRTSIDAFIKGEGTYAKLDNLTLLEMHTVRPILPHSLDHIARYQRTAMATQRDTSSLGLSNSMNTSHFSQ; translated from the exons ATGGAGCCTTGTATTATAGAATTTATTGGCGAGAAATCCATAATTGGTATTGtgcctaatttttcatttgatcCACTGCATTTAATATCGGGTAGTGTGGGTCCATTTCGTGCGGGTCTTCCCGTCCACGTGCCACTCTGGCTTGGTATACATTTGCGCAAGCAACAAAAATGCCGCATTGTGCCTCCCGAGTGGATGGAAATAGAACTATTGGAAGAGATCAAAGAAGCAGAAAAGAAATCAAA GTTCTTTACAAAGATGCCCAGTGAGCATTACATGGTGGAAGCACAATTGATTATGAGTACTGCACCAGACGATGTGCCAAAATGTGAAGAGCTGCGTACAATTATCAAAGATATTTTTGATATTCGTGAAGCAAAATTGAGAACTTCCATCGACGCATTCATCAAAGGCGAGGGAACATATGCAAAATTGGATAATTTAACACTGTTAGAGATGCATACTGTGCGTCCAATTTTGCCTCATTCACTTGATCATATTGCGCGTTATCAACGAACGGCTATGGCTACGCAACGTGATACTTCTTCGTTAGGATTGAGTAATTCAATGAATACGAGTCATTTCTctcaataa
- the LOC126752342 gene encoding sorting nexin-20 produces the protein MRAAMARRTQVHSVDIADNTEELESPITIESGSLAINDDSTKAPQKDLWERPASLEAPILPDDGSTILRFEIQLARIMPPDGEDLKVKRYVIYELSVRQDSSIIDPQPASIQRRYTDFRNLYNILKKEFPNKMSTLYFPNKVLVGNFSADLIAERSAAFETFLTHVTSCSTLRDTPAFLHFLQDNELSKACQLLDERRNEMAIPLLENCFRLLNKIFMDRSRPVLLILCRLVAACTMSPVPHHSAERWATLALSRYDTLCDIDLLQLYIPLLHTCTHLWWQRGLDQKPITDRLEEMSKKGINTKSNVTLIQAIHNLDPRTETI, from the exons A TGCGCGCCGCAATGGCTAGAAGGACTCAAGTGCATTCAGTCGACATAGCCGATAATACAGAGGAACTCGAAAGTCCAATAACTATAGAGTCCGGCTCGTTAGCTATTAATGATGACTCTACCAAAGCACCACAAAAGG ATTTGTGGGAACGTCCCGCATCTTTAGAAGCGCCCATTTTGCCCGATGATGGTTCAACAATATTACGATTTGAAATTCAACTTGCTCGCATTATGCCACCCGATGGCGAGGATCTCAAAGTAAAACGTTATGTAATCTACGAATTATCCGTTCGCCAAGATTCCTCAATCATCGATCCACAACCAGCAAGCATTCAACGTCGTTATACGGACTTCCGCAACCTTTATAACATACTCAAGAAGGAGTTTCCAAATAAAATGTCTACTTTGTATTTCCCAAATAAGGTGCTTGTTGGCAATTTTTCAGCTGATTTAATTGCAGAGCGTAGCGCTGCTTTTGAGACTTTTCTAACGCATGTAACAAGTTGTAGTACACTACGTGATACGCCTGCCTTTTTACATTTTCTACAAGATAACGAATTGTCCAAAGCCTGCCAACTGCTCGACGAGCGTCGTAATGAAATGGCAATACCATTATTGGAGAACTGTTTTcgcttgttaaataaaatattcatggATCGTTCAAGACCAGTACTACTTATACTTTGCCGCTTAGTAGCGGCTTGTACTATGTCTCCAGTGCCTCATCATTCAGCTGAACGTTGGGCAACTCTGGCCTTAAGTCGATACGATACGCTGTGTGACATCGACCTCCTCCAATTATATATTCCCCTGTTGCACACCTGTACACATCTGTG GTGGCAGCGGGGGTTGGATCAAAAGCCAATAACTGATCGTCTCGAAGAAATGTCTAAAAAGGGTATTAATACGAAAAGTAACGTTACTCTTATACAAGCTATTCATAATTTGGACCCACGTACtgaaacaatataa
- the LOC126752335 gene encoding gamma-secretase subunit Aph-1, translating to MTLPEFFGCSFIAFGTPFAMFVFTIANDSIRIIILIAAAFFWLLSLLSSALLWFAIVPLREYLWFGVIFSVLFQEGFRYIIYRILRRTEQGLQAVSENPSIIENKHILAYVSGLGFGIISGMFSMVNLLADMSGPATMGLKGGSEVFLITSATQALAMILLHTFWSIIFFNAFDVNNYMHIAYVVGTHLFVSLITLLNVHEMYLATLLPNYIILLATAALAFKVAGGSKTSLLRFVKCQ from the exons atgacgCTTCCGGAGTTTTTTGGTTGTTCCTTCATCGCATTTGGAACTCCCTTTGCGATGTTTGTTTTCACAATAGCGAACGATTCGATTCGCATAATTATTCTTATTGCAGCAGCCTTCTTTTGGTTATTATCACTCTTGTCATCAGCCTTGCTCTGGTTTGCTATTGTACCATTACGCGAATACTTATGGTTTGGTGTAATATTCTCGGTGCTATTTCAAGAGGGATTTCGTTACATTATTTATCGTATACTGCGACGCACGGAGCAAGGTCTTCAGGCCGTTTCTGAGAATCCGAGCATAATAGAAAACAAACATATTCTAGCATATGTTTCAGGACTTGGATTTGGTATAATATCGGGCATGTTTTCAATGGTTAATCTCCTAGCAGATATG TCGGGCCCAGCAACCATGGGACTTAAAGGAGGCTCGGAGGTGTTCCTAATAACTTCGGCGACACAAGCACTTGCTATGATATTGTTACACACTTTTTggagtattatatttttcaatgccTTTGACGTTAATAATTATATGCACATAGCTTACGTCGTTGGAACACATCTCTTTGTTTCGCTGATTACATTGCTGAATGTACATGAGATGTATTTAGCCACGTTATTACCCAACTACATTATTCTCTTAGCGACTGCCGCTTTGGCATTTAAGGTAGCTGGAGGCAGCAAAACTTCGCTGTTGCGTTTCGTTAAGTGCCAATGA
- the LOC126752340 gene encoding transcription initiation factor TFIID subunit 10b isoform X2: protein MRKRELNIRTNSVGSVAPEERAAVQQLSDFMLQLEDYVPTVPDAVTACYLNSAGFESNDPRIVRLISVATQKFISDVANDALQQCKTRCNSQSNTPGTHTPGQKPAKDRKYTLTMDDLAPALADYGITVRKAQYFP, encoded by the exons ATGCGAAAGAGAGAACTGAATATAAGAA CTAATTCAGTTGGCTCCGTTGCTCCTGAGGAAAGAGCCGCTGTTCAACAACTGAGCGATTTTATGCTGCAACTGGAGGATTACGTACCCACAGTGCCAGATGCAGTAACTGCTTGTTACCTAAATTCTGCAGGATTCGAGTCAAATGATCCGCGTATTGTTCGTCTTATATCAGTGGctacacaaaaatttatttccgaTGTCGCCAATGACGCATTACAGCAATGCAAAACTCGCTGTAATAGTCAAAGCAACACGCCTGGTACACATACACCG ggACAAAAACCAGCAAAAGATCGAAAATATACTTTAACCATGGACGACTTAGCGCCCGCACTTGCAGACTATGGTATAACAGTGAGGAAAGCACAGTATTTCCCATGa
- the LOC126752340 gene encoding transcription initiation factor TFIID subunit 10b isoform X1, whose translation MIGTNFGIYRPNSSNSNAANSVGSVAPEERAAVQQLSDFMLQLEDYVPTVPDAVTACYLNSAGFESNDPRIVRLISVATQKFISDVANDALQQCKTRCNSQSNTPGTHTPGQKPAKDRKYTLTMDDLAPALADYGITVRKAQYFP comes from the exons atgattgGAACTAATTTTGGTATTTATCGTCCAAACTCATCTAACTCAAATGCAGCTAATTCAGTTGGCTCCGTTGCTCCTGAGGAAAGAGCCGCTGTTCAACAACTGAGCGATTTTATGCTGCAACTGGAGGATTACGTACCCACAGTGCCAGATGCAGTAACTGCTTGTTACCTAAATTCTGCAGGATTCGAGTCAAATGATCCGCGTATTGTTCGTCTTATATCAGTGGctacacaaaaatttatttccgaTGTCGCCAATGACGCATTACAGCAATGCAAAACTCGCTGTAATAGTCAAAGCAACACGCCTGGTACACATACACCG ggACAAAAACCAGCAAAAGATCGAAAATATACTTTAACCATGGACGACTTAGCGCCCGCACTTGCAGACTATGGTATAACAGTGAGGAAAGCACAGTATTTCCCATGa
- the LOC126752341 gene encoding transcription initiation factor TFIID subunit 10-like has protein sequence MVIGNEENSPSPASPPMDQEDSPPLPPPPSEALGELLEQMEDYIPTVPDGLTAHFLNQAGFETMDPRIVRIISVSAQKFISDIANDALQHCKTRTSSQHSGGHGSNKDKKPNKDRRYTLAIEDLTPALADHGITMRKPQYFV, from the exons ATGGTTATTGGAAACGAAGAAAATTCACCATCGCCTGCTTCACCACCAATGGACCAGGAAGATTCGCCACCACTACCACCTCCACCAAGTGAGGCACTAGGTGAATTGCTGGAACAGATGGAGGATTATATACCCACAGTACCAGATGGCCTGACGGCACATTTTCTTAATCAAGCTGGTTTCGAGACTATGGACCCTCGTATAGTACGCATAATTTCGGTTTCTgctcaaaaatttatatctgATATTGCCAACGACGCATTGCAGCATTGCAAGACCCGCACAAGCAGCCAACATTCTGGCGGTCACGGTTCAAATAAG GACAAAAAACCGAATAAAGATCGTCGCTACACTTTGGCTATTGAAGATTTGACACCAGCCTTAGCTGATCATGGCATAACTATGCGAAAACCGCAGTACTTTGTTTAA
- the LOC126752336 gene encoding methyltransferase N6AMT1: METPYTDHLTSIDYEHVYEPAEDSFLLLDALEADLSFIESLQPRVCLEVGPGSGIIVTALAKKLKETLCLATDINPYACKATKKTANHNGTFVESINCNLVDLLRKKTIDLLVFNPPYVVTSDEELKNQPSTNSQITFSWAGGVHGRRVIDELLKRLDSILSAKGVFYLLALRENKPDELIINLNTLGFTAIKFMERRIPGEYLYILKITRK; encoded by the coding sequence atggaAACTCCTTACACAGATCATCTAACATCAATCGATTACGAACATGTGTATGAGCCAGCAGAAGATTCCTTTCTATTATTGGATGCCTTAGAAGCTGACCTATCATTTATAGAGAGTTTACAACCGCGTGTATGCTTGGAAGTTGGACCGGGTAGTGGTATCATTGTTACAGCGTtggcaaaaaagttaaaagaaacACTTTGCCTAGCTACTGATATAAATCCATATGCTTGTAAGGCAACGAAAAAAACGGCTAATCATAACGGTACATTTGTGGAAAGCATAAATTGCAACTTGGTAGATCTTTTGCGTAAAAAGACGATCGATTTACTTGTGTTCAATCCGCCTTATGTGGTAACCTCGGAcgaagaattaaaaaatcaacCGTCTACCAACTCACAAATAACATTTTCGTGGGCTGGGGGTGTACATGGTAGACGTGTAATTGATGAACTGCTCAAGcgtttggatagcattttatctgcaaaaggggttttttatttgttggcgCTACGTGAAAATAAACCAGATGAATTAATAATCAATTTAAATACTTTGGGCTTTACTGCAATTAAGTTTATGGAAAGACGAATTCCTGGTGAATATCTATACATTTTGAAGATAACACGAAAATGA
- the LOC126752343 gene encoding SNAPIN protein homolog, which translates to MDKDSDSTVTSLDENTENFCTNPTRDILAEGIVNLFKPSVEKLDEHIQATRASQVELKKQLDSLSVQLVEIEKAQHNIPEFSSKVKELINVKHKVTVITNVLSTSQERLTGLYRLIEKEQRRRQALLDSAISSNIS; encoded by the coding sequence ATGGACAAAGATTCAGATAGCACTGTGACATCATTGGATGAAAATACCGAAAATTTCTGCACAAATCCTACCCGTGATATACTGGCGGAAGGTattgtgaatttatttaaacCATCAGTGGAGAAATTGGACGAACACATACAAGCCACTCGTGCTTCACAAgtagaattaaaaaaacaattggaCTCACTTTCGGTGCAATTGGTGGAAATAGAGAAGGCGCAACATAATATTCCTGAGTTCTCTAGCAAAGTTAAAGAATTGATAAACGTGAAGCATAAGGTAACAGTTATAACAAACGTTCTCAGTACAAGCCAGGAACGTTTGACTGGATTATATAGGCTTATCGAAAAAGAGCAACGTCGTAGACAAGCTCTTCTTGACTCAGCTATAAGCTCAAATATatcttaa
- the LOC126752333 gene encoding uncharacterized protein LOC126752333 — translation MGRHKNGAQEAIMVKFMQEYPDLACGTLSNKQLRNYLWNLLANKLNVRGPPRKTPERWKKVWFDWRSAVKRKIVQERNEAAGGDQDDLQIKKTFLSSIENKLAHICGFLNNDIEGIGKLINADSNNEVSVPSEVGFESGRASVSEVSKDLGGDADIHAKSIKQEDFRGHYDNITNVIKEELILDETDNEMLMDSDTGFTTFDFGDNRNIAETECITVQPFVMCHSTLSEVKSEIQNSDAELPLKERNIKSSQKAKTNDKDVVQLVSQQTTLIKSVSELIKETAKGQAESLSVMKDIRHGLKEMCESINKLNEATAEKLKEQRRHNYEIEKLRREEMLLQKQQLELNELAIFRKD, via the exons AT gggTCGACATAAAAATGGTGCACAGGAAGCCATAATGGTTAAATTTATGCAAGAGTACCCTGATCTTGCTTGTGGTACATTGTCGAACAAACAACTGAGAAATTATCTGTGGAATTTGCTGGCCAATAAGCTGAATGTTCGCGGCCCACCAAGGAAAACACCTGAACGGTGGAAAAAA gTTTGGTTCGACTGGCGCTCTGCAGTTAAGAGGAAAATTGTACAGGAGAGAAATGAAGCTGCCGGTGGAGATCAGGATGacctacaaattaaaaaaacttttctatcgtcaattgaaaataaattagcaCACATTTGTGGATTTTTAAATAACGACATCGAAGGTATTGGCAAATTAATCAACGCTGATAGCAATAATGAAGTTTCAGTGCCTTCCGAAGTTGGTTTTGAATCTGGAAGAGCATCTGTATCAGAAGTGAGTAAAGATTTGGGTGGTGATGCAGATATCCATGCTAAATCAATCAAACAGGAAGACTTTCGTGGGCACTATGATAACATCACCAATGTAATCAAAGAAGAATTGATACTCGATGAGACTGATAACGAAATGTTAATGGATTCAGATACTGGTTTTACTACTTTCGATTTTGGCGATAATAGGAATATCGCAGAAACAGAATGTATAACCGTGCAGCCCTTTGTCATGTGCCACTCAACACTGAGTGAGGTAAAAAGTGAAATACAAAATAGTGACGCTGAGCTTCCGCTAAAAGAACGTAACATAAAATCATCACAAAAGGCGAAAACGAACGATAAAGATGTAGTTCAGCTTGTTTCACAGCAAACCACATTAATAAAATCAGTTTCCGAGCTAATTAAAGAGACTGCCAAAGGACAAGCTGAAAGCTTGAGTGTCATGAAAGATATAAGACACGGTCTGAAGGAAATGTGTGAATCAATAAATAAACTTAACGAAGCAACTGCTGAAAAGCTAAAAGAACAACGTAGGCATAATtatgaaatagaaaaattacgGAGAGAAGAAATGCTGTTACAGAAGCAACAACTTGAATTGAATGAGTTGGCTATATTTAGAAAAGATTAA
- the LOC126752339 gene encoding bacchus translates to MSAATEQQNNGDVAVEKVAADAVDAAAAVKEDLKKPAVDETVAAADNGTATKGDDEEANDAAAPVKGQVKGTKRPAEAKSAESKKAKKEKAADADSDDEEVLEEITEGDSEIESDEYDIPYDGEEEDLECDDDDDENDDGSGSDDQA, encoded by the exons atgtcAGCCGCCACAGAACAACAAAATAACGGTGATGTCGCTGTTGAGAAAGTTGCCGCCGATGCCGTCGATGCGGCAGCAGCCGTGAAGGAAGATCTCAAAAAGCCTGCCGTCGATGAAACAGTAGCGGCCGCCGACAATGGTACAGCGACAAAAGGTGACGATGAGGAAGCCAACGATGCCGCCGCACCCGTCAAGGGACAAGTGAAAGGAACAAAACGGCCCGCCGAA gcGAAATCCGCTGAATCAAAGAAGGCCAAAAAAGAAAAGGCCGCTGATGCTGATTCAGATGATGAAGAGGTTTTAGAAGAGATCACCGAGGGTGATAGTGAAATTGAAAGTGACGAATATGATATCCCCTACGATGGTGAGGAGGAAGACCTCGAATGCGACG ATGATGACGACGAGAACGACGACGGCTCCGGCTCAGATGATCAGGCGTAA